The sequence GTAGAGCGTTTTAGCAAAGATGATGAGCTGATGAAGATATGCGAAGGGAGCGGGCTTAAAAAATCGCTAGATGAGGTGACCCAAAAAGGAGATCCGCAAGGCTACAAAAACAGCCCCTACCTCTCCTCTGTCATCGTTCGCTTTGAAGGGGATTAACCCCCCCCCTCAAAGACTCTTTTTGGCCTGATTTTCATTCTCCCTTAGATCCACCCAAGCAAGTCTAGTCCCCCCAAGGATATGAAAATGGAGATGAGGAACCTCTTGTCCGCCGTCATACCCGATATTGGTGATCACACGATAGCCCGCCTCATCTAGCCCCAGTTTTCTGGCCACCTCTTGGATAAAAGAGGTCATCCCCCCCATCCAAGAGGGATCCACCTCTTGAAAACTTCTAGCGCACTTTTTAGGAATCGCGAGCACATGGATGGGGGCCTTGGGATTGATGTCGTGAAAAGCTAGGAAATCACTGTTTTCATGCACTTTATTGCAAGGAATCTCTCCCGCGACAATTCGTTCAAATAGAGTCATCTTCTCTCCTTTTTTCAGGCTTCTTCAATCGTTATACAGAGGGCAATTATAGCGATTTTTGGGGTCACTAGAAAAGTTATCTCTATGTAAACTATTTTTAACTAAAATATCGCCAAATTGAACAACTCAATAGGAACACCGACGTTGGATAGCTTAATCAATGAGATCAAGAGCGCTCAAAGCTCTGCTGAATTAGAGGAACTCCGTATCAAGGCGCTGGGCAAGAAAGGAATCTTGACGGCTCAGTTTGCCCTCCTTAAGAATCTCGACGAAGAAGAGAAGAAGGAGAAGGCCAAAGAACTCAATCAACTCAAAGGGGAGTTTGAGCGAGAGTGGACGCTCAAAAAAGAGATCATCGCCACCGAGGAGCTGCACAAAAAGCTTCTTGAAGAGAAGGTTGATATGACTCTTTTTGCCCCCTCCAAAGGAGTTGGTTCCGCCCACCCTGTCATGATCACCATGGAGAGAATTGTTGACTATTTTGTCTCTCTCAACTTTGCCATCAAAAGCGGTCCTCTCATCGAGGATGATTTTCACAATTTTGAAGCTCTCAACCTACCAAAATATCATCCTGCAAGGGATATGCAAGACACCTTTTATTTTAAAGACGGGATGCTTCTTAGAACCCACACCTCACCCGTGCAGATTCGCACTATGGAGAAAGAGACTCCCCCCATTCGCATGATCTGCCCTGGAGCCGTCTTTAGGAGAGACTATGACCTCACCCACACCCCAATGTTCCACCAAGTGGAGGGGCTCGTGGTCGAAGAAGAGGGGAAGGTCTCCTTTGCCAACCTCAAGTACATCTTGGAAGATTTCCTCCGCTTTATGTTTGGCGAGGTGCAGGTGCGCTTTAGAACAAGCTTCTTTCCCTTCACAGAGCCAAGTGCTGAGGTGGATATCAGCTGCATCTTCTGCCATGGCGAAGGGTGTCGCGTCTGTTCTCACACAGGCTGGCTTGAGGTGCTTGGATGCGGCTTGGTGGATGAAAATGTCTTCAAAGCCGTAGGTTACAAAAATGTAAGCGGATACGCCTTTGGTCTGGGCGTGGAGCGTTTTGCCATGCTCATTCACGCCGTCTCAGACCTTCGCGCTTTTTTTGAGAGCGACTTAAGAGTATTGGAGCAGTTTCGATGATTTTCACCAAATCCCTTATCAACCCCTTTGTTCATCTCTCAGCCATCCCCACCCAAAGAATCTACAAGACCTTAAACGATATCGGGCTTGAGGTCGATTCTTTCCACTCACTCCGCGCTCCCGATAGGGTGGTTGTTGGAAAAGTGCTCGAGTGCGAAAAGCATCCCGATGCTGACAAGCTCAATGTCTGCCAAGTCGATATTGGCGAGGAGCGGCGCCAGATTGTCTGCGGCGCCAAAAATGTTGCCGCAGGGCAGTGGGTAGCCGTGGCTTTAGAAGGGGCTAAGATCAGCGACACTCTCACCATCAAAAAGGCAAAACTCCGAGGAATCGAGAGCCAAGGGATGATCTGCTCCTCTAGCGAGCTTGGATTTCCAAAGCTCAATGAGGGAATCATGATTCTTGATTCCTCTATTGGAGAACTCAAACTTGGCAAGCCTCTCCACGAATACCCCCTTTTTAGCGATGATATTTTTGAGATCGATATCACCCCCAACCGAGGTGACTGTCTAAGCCTCTATGGAGTCGCTAGAGAGCTCGCGGCGGCGTATGATCTTGATTTTAGCGAGTACCCCAAAGAGCAGGAAGAGGACAATGTCCTAGGAATCGGTCGCCTCCTCCAAGTCTCTCATGAGGGCAAGCTTGATTCCTCTCTCCTTTATAAAACCGTTCAGCTTAACGAGCTCAAGCTTCCCCTCTCTATCGCTCTCACCCTGGCCTACAACGACCTCCTTGGCGAAAGCGTGTTGCAAAACTTCATCCAATACGCCACGCTAGTAAGCGGGGTTTCCATCAAGGCTTATCGCCATGATGCCTGCCTCCCTGCCTCCACCTCTGACGAGAAGCCCCTCAAGGCTTCCATCATGATCAAAAAAGATGAAAACGGACTAGAATCGGTCTACGCAGGAGAGAAGAAACTCTCAACCATTGGCGTCTCACAAAACAGAGAGACCATGCCCCTTGATGCGCCTGAGGTGGTAATTTTGGAAGCAAGCTACACCCCTCCTGCGATCATCTCTGAGGGGGTCGCCCGCTCTAAAGTCGAGAAAGAGACGCGATTCTTCTATCGAGCCTCCAGAGGAAGCAACCCCCATCTTCCTTCAGGAATCACGCTTCTTTGTTCCGCGCTTCACAAAATGGGTGGAGCCCTCATTTATTCAGGCACCCATGAGATCACCCAAAACTATAAGCCTGCCACCATTACGGTCGATCTCCACTCACTCTCCGCCTTCATCGGCCAAGAGGTGCCCAAAACCAAAGTGGTCTCCTTGCTTAAAAGCCTTAAATTTGAAGTCGATTTGGCTTCAGATGACTCCTTTTTGGCGATTCGCCCCCCTCTTTTTAGGCATGACATTCATAACAAACAAGATATTGCCGAGGAGATTGTACGGCTTTTGGGAATTGACACGATTCTTGCCAAGCCCCTTTATTTCGCCGAAAAACGACGCACCGATGAGGAGTATATCCTCTACAAACACCACCGTTCTCTTGCGAAACGCGCCATGGTAGCGGGGTTCAATGAAACGATTCACTTTGTTTTTAATCAAAAAAGCCGCCTTAAAGAGTGGGGCTACACGACGATAGATGAGAGCGTGGATCTGCTCAATCCTATTACGAGCGAGCTAGACACTCTACGCCCCACCCTTTTGCTCTCGCTGCTCGATTCGGTGGTTCGCAACAAGAATTTAGGCTACTCTCAAATCGCCCTCTTTGAGATGGGCTCAACCTACACCGCCGCACGTCAAGAGCGTTTTAGTTTAGCGTTTGTGGCTAGCGGACTTAAAAAAGAGGCGATCTATCCCTATCCCAAGGGAGAAAAGTGGAGTCTCTTTGGTTTTGCCGAAGAGATTGCTTCGGTGATTGGAGAGTTTTCCCTAGAGCAGCGCGCCCCTCAAAGCGAAAAACTCTTTCATCCCGCCCAGTGCGCCTACATCATCCAAAAAGGGGAGCGAATCGGGACGATCGCCAAACTCCATCCCCTCGCCCAAGAGGCGTTTGACCTAGAGGAGACCTTTGTGGCCGAGATCGATCTTGAAGCTCTAAAGCCAAGCCTGATCCAAGCCCAAAGCTTCTCCAAGTTCCCCAAATTGCAGCGAGACCTCACGGTGCTCATTGGCAAGAATCACCCCTTTAGCGCTCTACGCCAAGAGATCAAAAAGCTGGGAATCATCGAGATCAAGGAGCTATTCCCGCTAGATATCTACACCGATGAAAAGATTGATGAGGAGCAAATCAGTCTCACGATTCGCCTGCTTATCCAATCTGATTCCAAGACGCTTGAAGAGGAGGAGATTGTCTCCATCACGCAGAAAGTTTTGGATCTTTTAAACCACCGCTTTGGAGCTAAACTCCGATGAGAATCACCCAAGTCACTCCCCTTAAAGAGGGTTTTGAGATAGAGATTCCCAACATCGCCTCCGATAAGTCGATCTCCCATCGAAGCGCGATCTTCTCCCTTCTCTCCTCTAGTCCCGCTCGCATTCACCGCTATTTGCAAGGTGAAGACACGCTCCATACGCTCCAAATCGCTCAGCAGCTTGGACTCGAAGTGACAAAAGAGGGAGAGGGGATGGTCTTCACCCCGCCTCCTTCAGGAATCAAAGAACCCTTTGATGTGCTTGATTGCGGGAATGCTGGGACGGCGATACGCCTATATGTGGGATTGCTTGCCGCCTCCAAGGGCTATTTTGTTCTCAACGGAGACGCCTATTTGAGGCGACGCCCCATGAATCGTGTCGTCAAACCCCTTCAAAGCGTGGGGGCTCAGATTTTTGGACGAGATGAGGGAAATCTCGCTCCATTAACGATTCTTGGGCGTCCTTTGGCGGCTTTTGATTATCAAAGCCCCATCGCCTCAGCGCAGGTCAAAAGCGCCATGATTCTTGCCGCTTTGCAGGGCGAAGAGGCCTCTTTTTTTAGTGAACCCGAGAGAAGCCGAGATCACACTGAAAGAATGTTGCGCGGCATGGGGGCAAGAATTGATGAAGACCAAGAAGGCAGACTGACTCTTTTTCCTCTTCTTGGAAAACGCCTTGACCCTTTAGAAATGACAATCCCTGCCGATCCCTCTAGTGCCTTTTTCTTTGCAGTCGCCGCTGCGATTATCCCTGGTGCTAGGGTGAAACTCCAAAATGTCCTCCTCAATCCCACCCGTATCGAGGCTTTCAAGGTTCTAGAATCAATGGGAGCTCGCCTCCACTACTCCATCACCTCTGAAACCTACGAAACTATCGGCGATATTGAGGTTTCCCACCACACCCTCCAAGGGATCACCGTGAGCGAAAGAATCTCTTGGCTTATCGACGAGCTCCCTGCTCTAGCCATCGCCATGGCACTCGCCCAAGGCAAAAGTCGCGTCCAAAACGCTAAAGAGCTTCGCGTCAAAGAGAGCGATCGTATCAGCGTCGTAGTGAACAATCTTCGTCTCCTTGGAGTTGAAGTGGAGGAGTTTGAAGATGGCTATGAGATCACGGGCGGAACGCTTCAAGGCGGAGTCACTATCGATAGCCATGGAGACCATCGAATCGCTATGAGTTTTGCTCTAGCGGGTTTGGTAGTGCCTCTAACCATTAACGATTCGGCTTGCATTGATGTCTCCTTCCCCAACTTCCTTGAAATCCTCTCCTCCATCGCAAAGGTAATCCATGAAAGTCAAACTAGCCGATAAACATGGGTTTTGCTTTGGGGTGAAGCGGGCGATCAAACTCGCTGAATCACACCAAGGAGGAATCACTCTAGGGCCTCTTATTCACAACAAAAAAGAGATCGAACGCCTCAAAAATGATTTTGGTGTGACGGTCGAAGAGAGCGTCGAAAATCTTCCTCGAGGCTCTGAAGTGATCATCCGCACCCATGGAATTCCAAAAGACGATTTGGCCAAGCTCACTCAAAGTGCCGAGAAGATTATTGATGCCACTTGCCCTTTTGTCACCAAACCGCAAAAAATTTGTGAAATCATGAGTCAAGAGGGGTACCAAATCATCATTTTTGGTGACATCAACCACCCTGAAGTCCAAGGGGTGATGAGCTACTCCTCCAGCGAACCCATCGTGGTGATGAGCCCCAAAGAGCTCTTTGGGGCCAAGCTCAAAGAGAAGGTGGCGTTGGTTTCTCAAACCACTAAAAAAATCGAAGATTTCTTGGGTGTAGCCAGTTTTTTGGTTCAAAGATGTGCCGAGGTGAGGATATTCAACACCATCTGCAATGCCACTTTTGACAACCAAGAGGCGGCACGCCACCTCAGTCAAGAGGTCGATATCATGATCATTGCTGGAGGAAAAAACTCCTCCAACACCAAGCAGCTCCTCTCCATCTGTTTAGAGCACTGCCAGGATAGCTATCTCATTGAAGATGAGAGCGAACTTGATCCTCAATGGTTTACGAACAAGAAGACCTGCGGAGTGACGGCAGGCGCCTCTACACCCGAGTGGATCATTGAAAGAGTCGTGCGAACTATCGAAGGGTATAAGGGCTAATTTATAGCGAGCAAAGGAATGATTAAGTATAATTTGCTTAAGACGCGAAAGAATCTAACAACAAATACTGACAAAGGGTTACAATGGTCGAGAATCAGAAGTTTAACAACGAACACCTAGGCGAAGATGAAGACTTCGCCTCTATGCTAGAGGAGTCTTGGGAAAAGAGCGAAAACGAAACCATCACCAAAGGAACTATCGTCGCCATCAATGATGACACTGTGCTAGTGGATGTAGGCGAAAAAATTGAGGGACGCATCAACATTGCTGAGATTTTGGACGAAGAGGGCAAGCCCAAGTACAAAGCGGGTGACGAGCTCCCTATCATCATCACAGGCAATCGCAACGAGCGCCCTATGATCTCTCACCAAAAAGCGATCCGACGCGAGAAACTCAAAGAGAAGATCGCTGCGTTTGGCGAAGACTACCGAGATGTGGTTGTCGAGGGGGTGATCACCAAGAAAAATCGAGGCGGATATGTGATCGAATCAGAGGGCTTGGAGTATTTCATGCCCAAGTTCATGTCTGCCCTCAAAGAGGATGCCAAGAATCTTGGCAAAACCATCAAAGCTTGCATCATTAACATCAAGCCCGAAGATGACACGATTGTCGTTTCTCGTAAGCGATTCTTTGAGCTAGACAACAAGGTCAAAA comes from Wolinella succinogenes DSM 1740 and encodes:
- a CDS encoding histidine triad nucleotide-binding protein, which produces MTLFERIVAGEIPCNKVHENSDFLAFHDINPKAPIHVLAIPKKCARSFQEVDPSWMGGMTSFIQEVARKLGLDEAGYRVITNIGYDGGQEVPHLHFHILGGTRLAWVDLRENENQAKKSL
- the pheS gene encoding phenylalanine--tRNA ligase subunit alpha, with product MDSLINEIKSAQSSAELEELRIKALGKKGILTAQFALLKNLDEEEKKEKAKELNQLKGEFEREWTLKKEIIATEELHKKLLEEKVDMTLFAPSKGVGSAHPVMITMERIVDYFVSLNFAIKSGPLIEDDFHNFEALNLPKYHPARDMQDTFYFKDGMLLRTHTSPVQIRTMEKETPPIRMICPGAVFRRDYDLTHTPMFHQVEGLVVEEEGKVSFANLKYILEDFLRFMFGEVQVRFRTSFFPFTEPSAEVDISCIFCHGEGCRVCSHTGWLEVLGCGLVDENVFKAVGYKNVSGYAFGLGVERFAMLIHAVSDLRAFFESDLRVLEQFR
- the pheT gene encoding phenylalanine--tRNA ligase subunit beta, yielding MIFTKSLINPFVHLSAIPTQRIYKTLNDIGLEVDSFHSLRAPDRVVVGKVLECEKHPDADKLNVCQVDIGEERRQIVCGAKNVAAGQWVAVALEGAKISDTLTIKKAKLRGIESQGMICSSSELGFPKLNEGIMILDSSIGELKLGKPLHEYPLFSDDIFEIDITPNRGDCLSLYGVARELAAAYDLDFSEYPKEQEEDNVLGIGRLLQVSHEGKLDSSLLYKTVQLNELKLPLSIALTLAYNDLLGESVLQNFIQYATLVSGVSIKAYRHDACLPASTSDEKPLKASIMIKKDENGLESVYAGEKKLSTIGVSQNRETMPLDAPEVVILEASYTPPAIISEGVARSKVEKETRFFYRASRGSNPHLPSGITLLCSALHKMGGALIYSGTHEITQNYKPATITVDLHSLSAFIGQEVPKTKVVSLLKSLKFEVDLASDDSFLAIRPPLFRHDIHNKQDIAEEIVRLLGIDTILAKPLYFAEKRRTDEEYILYKHHRSLAKRAMVAGFNETIHFVFNQKSRLKEWGYTTIDESVDLLNPITSELDTLRPTLLLSLLDSVVRNKNLGYSQIALFEMGSTYTAARQERFSLAFVASGLKKEAIYPYPKGEKWSLFGFAEEIASVIGEFSLEQRAPQSEKLFHPAQCAYIIQKGERIGTIAKLHPLAQEAFDLEETFVAEIDLEALKPSLIQAQSFSKFPKLQRDLTVLIGKNHPFSALRQEIKKLGIIEIKELFPLDIYTDEKIDEEQISLTIRLLIQSDSKTLEEEEIVSITQKVLDLLNHRFGAKLR
- the aroA gene encoding 3-phosphoshikimate 1-carboxyvinyltransferase — encoded protein: MRITQVTPLKEGFEIEIPNIASDKSISHRSAIFSLLSSSPARIHRYLQGEDTLHTLQIAQQLGLEVTKEGEGMVFTPPPSGIKEPFDVLDCGNAGTAIRLYVGLLAASKGYFVLNGDAYLRRRPMNRVVKPLQSVGAQIFGRDEGNLAPLTILGRPLAAFDYQSPIASAQVKSAMILAALQGEEASFFSEPERSRDHTERMLRGMGARIDEDQEGRLTLFPLLGKRLDPLEMTIPADPSSAFFFAVAAAIIPGARVKLQNVLLNPTRIEAFKVLESMGARLHYSITSETYETIGDIEVSHHTLQGITVSERISWLIDELPALAIAMALAQGKSRVQNAKELRVKESDRISVVVNNLRLLGVEVEEFEDGYEITGGTLQGGVTIDSHGDHRIAMSFALAGLVVPLTINDSACIDVSFPNFLEILSSIAKVIHESQTSR
- a CDS encoding 4-hydroxy-3-methylbut-2-enyl diphosphate reductase → MKVKLADKHGFCFGVKRAIKLAESHQGGITLGPLIHNKKEIERLKNDFGVTVEESVENLPRGSEVIIRTHGIPKDDLAKLTQSAEKIIDATCPFVTKPQKICEIMSQEGYQIIIFGDINHPEVQGVMSYSSSEPIVVMSPKELFGAKLKEKVALVSQTTKKIEDFLGVASFLVQRCAEVRIFNTICNATFDNQEAARHLSQEVDIMIIAGGKNSSNTKQLLSICLEHCQDSYLIEDESELDPQWFTNKKTCGVTAGASTPEWIIERVVRTIEGYKG